In the Candidatus Methylacidiphilales bacterium genome, one interval contains:
- a CDS encoding TonB family protein, translating into MFWLVVEKSKVMSVIDFIINLINNYASRIMVLVNRIQVKIINSALARLIVSSWVKYVTPFLTSKNKFKLAITLAFLFVLTQAWLLNTIITSRELKLDESKRIRISSDFVSARSNAELLSDLQLLKPQQNTPPPPSIDQDFDKQSNKSSEASIAVNLGNVGSIDVKLGSGIGAGEGEYIPIVKVAPIYPQGALQRGVEGYCVVEYTVSEIGTVKDSSVVPGECSSSLFESASVNASLKFKYKPRVVDGVAVEVVGVRNRFTYSIEK; encoded by the coding sequence ATGTTTTGGTTAGTAGTTGAGAAGTCAAAGGTAATGAGTGTGATTGACTTTATTATTAACTTAATTAATAATTATGCATCGAGAATTATGGTTTTAGTAAATCGTATTCAAGTAAAAATTATTAATTCTGCTCTAGCTAGACTTATTGTATCAAGTTGGGTTAAATATGTAACCCCATTTCTTACTTCAAAAAATAAATTTAAACTAGCAATTACCTTAGCATTTTTATTTGTACTTACTCAGGCTTGGTTATTAAATACAATTATCACTTCTCGTGAGTTAAAACTTGATGAATCCAAACGGATTAGAATTTCATCTGATTTTGTTAGCGCTCGTTCAAACGCTGAATTACTTTCTGATTTACAACTTTTAAAACCTCAACAAAATACCCCACCACCTCCATCTATAGATCAAGACTTTGATAAACAATCTAATAAGAGCTCAGAAGCATCCATTGCTGTTAACCTAGGAAATGTAGGTTCAATAGATGTAAAACTTGGTTCGGGTATTGGGGCTGGTGAGGGTGAGTATATTCCTATCGTAAAAGTTGCTCCAATTTATCCACAAGGTGCATTACAGCGTGGAGTTGAGGGTTATTGCGTTGTGGAATATACAGTTTCTGAGATTGGTACAGTTAAAGATTCTTCTGTGGTGCCTGGGGAATGCAGTAGTTCACTTTTTGAATCTGCCTCAGTCAATGCTTCACTTAAGTTCAAGTATAAACCAAGAGTTGTAGATGGTGTAGCAGTTGAAGTTGTTGGAGTTCGAAATAGATTTACATACAGTATTGAAAAATGA
- a CDS encoding biopolymer transporter ExbD: MSRRRSYLKESYIEPLDLAPMLDMVFNLLLFFILAANFIKETGIEVNKSSATTSETRENANILVAISGRNEVWIQNRIVPDSGLRPIIEQLHAENPQGALIIQADKDSKNDKLVKVMDAARQAGVYNISLSTVLP; this comes from the coding sequence ATGTCTAGAAGAAGAAGTTATCTTAAGGAATCATATATTGAACCATTAGATTTGGCACCGATGTTAGACATGGTTTTTAATTTACTATTGTTTTTTATATTAGCTGCTAATTTTATAAAAGAAACTGGAATTGAAGTAAACAAGTCAAGCGCAACAACATCTGAAACTAGGGAAAATGCAAATATTCTTGTGGCGATCAGTGGCAGGAATGAAGTATGGATACAGAATCGAATTGTGCCTGATTCTGGTCTTCGTCCAATTATAGAGCAACTCCATGCAGAGAATCCCCAAGGTGCTTTAATCATACAAGCTGATAAAGATAGTAAAAACGATAAACTAGTTAAGGTAATGGACGCTGCTAGACAAGCAGGTGTTTATAATATTTCACTTTCTACGGTTCTACCCTAA
- a CDS encoding MotA/TolQ/ExbB proton channel family protein, whose amino-acid sequence MLEFVYYWLPALRSIVGYVTLGGPIVLMILIMACFLWYLVVERFYYIKVILPNEINRVAQEWKNRTDHSSWYAHKIRDQLISQIKMNLREKMDFVYACVMIAPLAGLIGTVTGMIRIFQTLSYAGSTDVRQMASGVYQAIIPTLTGMSVAVLGLLLSSWLRHRQDVEVELLEDSLEIKRVSKTGKGGR is encoded by the coding sequence ATGTTAGAGTTTGTCTATTATTGGTTACCAGCCTTAAGGTCTATTGTTGGCTATGTGACACTTGGTGGCCCAATAGTCTTGATGATACTTATTATGGCCTGTTTTTTATGGTATTTGGTAGTGGAGAGATTTTATTACATTAAAGTCATATTACCAAACGAAATTAATCGTGTAGCACAAGAATGGAAAAATCGCACCGATCATTCATCTTGGTATGCGCATAAAATCCGCGATCAGCTTATTTCACAAATTAAAATGAATTTAAGAGAAAAAATGGATTTTGTCTATGCTTGTGTGATGATTGCACCATTGGCGGGTTTAATTGGTACAGTGACTGGTATGATCAGAATCTTTCAGACCTTATCATACGCTGGATCAACCGATGTAAGACAAATGGCTTCTGGTGTTTATCAAGCAATCATACCAACGCTTACTGGAATGAGTGTTGCAGTATTGGGTCTTTTATTAAGTAGTTGGCTCAGACATCGGCAAGATGTTGAAGTGGAATTGTTAGAAGATAGTTTAGAAATTAAACGAGTTAGTAAAACTGGAAAAGGAGGACGCTAA
- a CDS encoding MotA/TolQ/ExbB proton channel family protein: MKKFTILFNSVFTLVLFNAVVSTCFAEEKGLENKTAPAQLLSADELLKQVASGIVSDRNEIDKLVDSFSKDKQNQANLLRQAEQQRNQLESKSKQLEGVFNKNKAELTDLLKNLNQRLGSLKELFGVFVQVSGDAQGQFQNSITQVQFGERTVFLREFNSRISKGNRLPSIEDVEKLWFELHREMTESGKIVTFKSKVVQVNGSEEELEVMRVGLFNLVGDGEYLRYISENGKIAMLNRQPGEAKLDYAEDVAEDSNEEIQPISIDPTRGQLIAALMETPSFIDQIKMGGTVGYFIMSLLVIAIIITIVRARVLNDIYRSIQSQLKSVDTPRNDNPLGRMLMVYKENKSLDPESLELKLDEILVKEIPGLQKGMGYIKLSTVVAPLAGLLGTVAGMILTFQAITLYGSGDPKLMATGISQALVNTIQGLATAIPGMFMSAYLTNRVGMISQILEEQTAGIIARQAEKS; encoded by the coding sequence ATGAAAAAATTTACCATTTTATTTAATTCGGTTTTCACATTAGTTTTATTCAACGCCGTTGTTTCTACCTGTTTCGCAGAAGAAAAAGGTTTGGAAAATAAAACAGCTCCAGCCCAACTTCTTAGTGCTGATGAGTTGTTAAAACAAGTCGCATCAGGTATTGTAAGTGACCGGAATGAAATTGATAAGTTAGTTGATTCTTTTTCGAAAGATAAGCAAAATCAAGCCAATCTTCTCAGACAAGCTGAACAGCAAAGAAATCAACTTGAATCAAAATCTAAGCAGCTAGAAGGTGTCTTTAATAAAAATAAAGCCGAACTTACCGATTTATTAAAAAATCTAAATCAAAGACTTGGTTCTCTCAAAGAATTATTTGGGGTATTTGTTCAAGTATCGGGTGACGCACAAGGGCAGTTTCAAAATTCAATAACACAAGTACAATTTGGCGAACGAACTGTATTTTTGCGTGAATTCAACAGCAGAATTTCTAAGGGTAATAGATTACCTTCAATTGAGGACGTTGAAAAACTATGGTTTGAGTTACATCGTGAAATGACTGAATCAGGAAAGATTGTAACCTTTAAATCTAAAGTTGTTCAAGTTAATGGAAGTGAAGAAGAGCTCGAAGTAATGCGAGTTGGGCTATTTAATCTGGTTGGCGATGGAGAGTATTTGCGTTATATTAGCGAAAATGGCAAAATAGCAATGTTAAACCGACAACCTGGCGAAGCTAAACTTGACTACGCTGAAGATGTTGCTGAAGACTCAAATGAGGAAATTCAACCAATTTCTATTGATCCAACACGAGGGCAGCTAATTGCAGCGCTGATGGAAACTCCTTCATTTATCGATCAAATTAAAATGGGTGGCACTGTTGGGTATTTCATAATGTCTTTACTAGTGATTGCAATCATAATAACTATTGTTCGAGCTCGTGTTCTTAACGATATTTATCGATCCATTCAATCACAGCTAAAATCTGTTGATACACCAAGAAATGATAATCCTTTAGGCAGAATGCTTATGGTCTATAAAGAAAATAAATCATTAGATCCGGAAAGTTTAGAACTGAAACTTGATGAGATTTTAGTTAAAGAAATACCTGGACTACAAAAAGGTATGGGTTATATTAAACTCTCAACTGTTGTCGCACCTCTAGCTGGATTGTTAGGTACGGTGGCGGGTATGATTTTAACCTTCCAAGCCATAACACTTTATGGTAGTGGGGATCCTAAACTAATGGCAACTGGTATTTCTCAAGCGTTGGTAAATACAATTCAAGGACTTGCTACCGCAATTCCAGGCATGTTTATGAGTGCCTATCTTACCAATCGTGTTGGAATGATATCACAAATATTAGAAGAACAAACAGCAGGAATTATCGCCAGACAAGCTGAAAAATCATAA
- a CDS encoding DUF3450 domain-containing protein: MKIKIITVVLFGFSMIVGAENTIDTVVDKGVERNNQAISGQQKIDAIAKDTDKLLSQYKSVLKINEDLRVYNNQLEKQIIQQSVEKKEIRDSLEKSGLIERQIVPTMFKMISSLESFVPIDMPFDHAFRIDRIKELRTLMDRGDVEINEKFRKVAEVYMSEIEYGRTVSTYRDKVQYDGKELEVNVLRVGRISLAFQTDDKGLTASWNKKTGKWEEVSAFTYKNAIHDAMKVARKQKSPEFIVVPVQKINDKVGG; this comes from the coding sequence ATGAAAATAAAAATTATAACAGTAGTGCTGTTTGGATTTAGTATGATCGTTGGTGCGGAGAATACTATTGATACAGTGGTGGATAAAGGGGTTGAGAGAAACAATCAGGCAATTAGTGGCCAACAAAAAATTGATGCCATTGCAAAAGATACTGATAAGTTACTTTCACAATATAAATCCGTTCTTAAGATTAATGAAGACCTGCGAGTCTACAACAATCAGTTAGAAAAACAAATCATACAACAATCAGTTGAGAAAAAAGAAATTAGAGATTCACTTGAGAAGAGCGGATTAATTGAACGACAAATTGTTCCAACCATGTTTAAAATGATTTCAAGTCTAGAGTCGTTTGTGCCTATTGATATGCCGTTTGATCATGCTTTTAGAATTGATAGAATTAAAGAATTACGAACACTTATGGATCGTGGTGATGTTGAGATTAATGAAAAATTTAGAAAAGTTGCTGAAGTGTATATGAGTGAAATTGAATACGGAAGAACGGTTTCAACGTATCGTGATAAAGTTCAATATGACGGTAAGGAACTTGAAGTAAATGTTCTTCGGGTAGGGAGAATTTCCCTAGCGTTTCAAACTGATGACAAGGGTTTGACTGCCTCATGGAACAAAAAAACTGGTAAGTGGGAAGAGGTATCTGCTTTTACTTATAAAAATGCTATTCATGACGCTATGAAAGTAGCAAGGAAGCAAAAATCACCAGAGTTTATCGTTGTTCCAGTTCAGAAAATTAATGACAAAGTAGGAGGCTAA